The Quercus robur chromosome 7, dhQueRobu3.1, whole genome shotgun sequence genome has a segment encoding these proteins:
- the LOC126692761 gene encoding disease resistance protein At4g27190-like, translating into MKSLTDRIKEVKGETEAAEKEGNKIRSEVVTWLQDVETLQPGVDAIQGQMVNNEKPSRCFLNCRKRYRASREVEKTLEEIKRLLLVAEKFNYDVVCPTRVPRAVEHIPGPSIQGQTTASKKLDEIRKALDDGFKRIGIWGLGGIGKTTLVKNLNNELKTASTQPFGIVIWATVSKNVVIKNVQTRIAERLKLQVEKEESELGMANRLYERLQKEEKFLLILDDVWAKIDLDTLGVPGPDVHKGCKIILTSRLKEVCRAMTTDLEIKIEVLNDVEAWQLFCQKAGDVDHLEEIKPLAEAIVKECCRLPLAIIVVGAAMRKKTKVELWKHALNQLQRSVPSIEGIEAEVYKPLRLSYESLQGNNNIKSCFLYCCLFPEDYTIFIRDLVRYWRAEGLIGEGQNWEDMDEGISLIENLKDSCLLEDGPWTSSVKMHDVVRDVAIWISSTSEDGCKSLVRSGIGLSEISVGEFSNSNSNSLDRVSFMGNNITRLPDCMIQCSKASVLLLGDNHALDTVPEKFLQGFVALKVLDLGDTSIRSLPHSLLQLRDLRVLRLWNCRNLEELPSLGTLTKLRDLDLRGTCIANFPRGIENLSELRDLNLDETSELKSIQPGIISQLSCLESLSMWASGFHFRLKGEEDGQATFEELKSSFNRLHYLNISFKGIPWEKSEDLSWINRMSHLRLCFYDAQGRSVLITFDEKRCSIRNLNLSLSQEWIGWFWDNSSSLQLEQCTGLVEMLEDFIESDASFAGLKSLSITKCPTSLGWGGGCAARCDLLPNLEELHLESMENLNSISELAGHLGQRFHSLRSIKVEFCHQMKYLLSCGDFIQTLPNLEVINVSNCENLEKLFNNESGQNISPEPMVPKLRILQLWNLPAFKTLCRHKETWPCLEQVRVRGCKGLRRLPLTNQNVGTIKEIKVESEWWDALEWDDDQTKTSLLPFFHPL; encoded by the coding sequence ATGAAAAGCCTTACGGATCGTATAAAAGAAGTCAAAGGTGAAACGGAGGCAGcggagaaagaaggaaacaaaatcAGATCTGAAGTCGTAACTTGGCTTCAGGACGTGGAAACGCTTCAGCCTGGAGTCGATGCAATTCAAGGACAAATGGTCAACAACGAAAAGCCTTCTCGATGTTTCTTAAATTGCAGAAAACGGTATAGAGCGAGCAGGGAAGTGGAAAAAACTCTGGAAGAGATCAAAAGGCTTCTTCTTGTAGCTGAAAAATTCAACTATGATGTGGTTTGTCCTACTAGAGTTCCCAGAGCAGTGGAGCATATTCCTGGACCTTCAATTCAAGGTCAAACAACTGCATCAAAAAAATTAGACGAGATTAGGAAGGCATTGGATgatggattcaaaaggattggTATTTGGGGACTAGGAGGAATTGGCAAGACTACTCTGGTGAAGAACTTGAATAATGAGCTCAAAACGGCTTCTACACAGCCTTTTGGCATTGTCATTTGGGCCACCGTTTCCAAGAATGTGGTCATTAAAAATGTCCAGACACGAATAGCTGAAAGATTAAAATTGCAGGTGGAAAAGGAAGAAAGCGAGCTAGGAATGGCCAATCGGCTTTATGAAAGGCttcagaaagaagaaaaatttctaCTCATTCTAGATGATGTTTGGGCGAAAATTGATTTAGACACTTTGGGTGTCCCAGGGCCGGATGTTCATAAAGGCTGTAAGATCATATTGACTTCTCGACTTAAGGAAGTCTGTAGGGCTATGACAACCGATCTCGAAATCAAAATAGAAGTTTTAAATGATGTTGAAGCTTGGCAATTGTTTTGTCAAAAAGCAGGGGATGTGGATCATCTAGAAGAAATTAAACCATTAGCAGAAGCAATTGTAAAAGAATGTTGCAGATTACCACTAGCCATCATCGTCGTGGGAGCTGCCATGAGAAAAAAGACAAAGGTCGAGTTGTGGAAGCATGCATTAAATCAGTTGCAAAGATCAGTGCCTTCTATAGAAGGAATTGAGGCTGAGGTCTATAAGCCGTTGAGGTTGAGTTACGAATCATTACAAGGTAACAACAACATAAAATCTTGTTTCTTATATTGCTGTCTATTTCCCGAGGACTATACAATTTTTATAAGGGATTTAGTACGCTACTGGCGGGCAGAAGGTTTGATAGGTGAAGGACAGAATTGGGAGGATATGGACGAAGGCATTTCTTTGATTGAAAATCTGAAGGACTCTTGTTTGTTGGAAGATGGTCCCTGGACTTCCTCTGTGAAGATGCATGACGTTGTTCGGGACGTTGCTATATGGATTTCATCAACGTCTGAGGATGGGTGTAAATCCCTTGTTCGTTCGGGGATTGGGTTGAGTGAGATTTCTGTTGGAgagttttcaaattcaaattcaaattctctcGATAGAGTTTCTTTCATGGGTAACAACATAACAAGGCTACCTGATTGCATGATACAATGTTCAAAGGCCTCGGTTCTGCTACTCGGAGACAATCATGCCCTTGACACGGTTCCTGAGAAATTCCTGCAAGGGTTTGTAGCACTAAAGGTATTGGATCTCGGTGATACCAGCATCCGGTCATTGCCTCATTCTCTACTTCAACTTAGAGATCTCCGTGTTCTTCGTCTTTGGAATTGCCGTAATCTTGAAGAACTACCCTCACTGGGAACACTTACTAAACTTCGAGATCTTGATCTTCGTGGCACGTGTATCGCAAATTTCCCAAGAGGGATTGAAAACCTGAGTGAGCTTAGGGATTTAAACTTAGACGAGACTAGTGAACTGAAAAGCATTCAACCTGGAATTATATCCCAGTTGTCTTGTTTAGAAAGTCTATCTATGTGGGCTAGTGGCTTTCATTTCCGTTTGAAGGGAGAGGAAGATGGACAGGCAACTTTTGAAGAGCTCAAATCATCCTTTAATCGATTACATTACTTAAACATCTCATTCAAAGGGATCCCATGGGAAAAATCCGAAGATCTTTCCTGGATAAATAGAATGAGTCATCTTCGACTTTGTTTTTATGATGCACAAGGAAGGAGCGTCCTAATTACATTCGATGAAAAAAGGTGTTCTATCCGGAATCTTAATCTTTCTCTCTCGCAAGAATGGATTGGGTGGTTCTGGGATAATTCAAGTTCTCTGCAATTAGAACAATGTACAGGACTGGTTGAAATGCTTGAAGACTTCATTGAAAGTGATGCCAGCTTTGCTGGTTTAAAGTCACTTTCTATTACAAAATGTCCAACCAGTTTAGGGTGGGGAGGAGGATGTGCTGCCCGCTGTGACCTACTACCAAACCTGGAGGAACTTCATCTCGAAAGTATGGAAAACCTAAATAGCATTTCAGAGCTAGCTGGTCATCTTGGGCAGAGATTTCATAGCCTAAGATCAATAAAAGTGGAATTCTGTCATCAGATGAAATATCTTCTCTCCTGTGGTGACTTCATTCAGACTCTGCCAAACCTAGAAGTAATCAATGTAAGCAATTGTGAGAACTTAGAAAAGCTCTTTAATAATGAATCAGGGCAGAACATATCTCCAGAACCTATGGTTCCAAAACTAAGGATATTGCAATTGTGGAACCTTCCCGCATTCAAAACTCTTTGCAGACACAAGGAGACATGGCCATGTCTGGAGCAGGTTAGAGTGCGCGGGTGCAAAGGTCTCAGAAGGCTGCCTCTTACTAACCAAAATGTAGGTaccataaaagaaataaaagtagAATCAGAATGGTGGGATGCTTTGGAGTGGGATGATGACCAAACCAAAACAAGTTTGCTGCCTTTTTTCCATCCTTTGTAG
- the LOC126691169 gene encoding uncharacterized protein LOC126691169, whose protein sequence is MEILMKQLRNLCVLRNLFILLKWIEIHLCEAQAQFLCDGLGAVWVREDDIWKELDGHYLVKNVGLDDGTFLYTKQRVMDAVSRLLETRTDPHGIKELKCLDLLAEHYKLVACRIRRWLSEHALIVFRVSTLLIGCTVLFWKVRQRQYISSRVEELCHQVEELVQEDSRVDQYPNLVKGESKVVWEWQGKKAYPNAF, encoded by the exons ATGGAGATATTAATGAAACAGCTAAGAAACTTGTGTGTCCTAAGAAACTTATTCATTCTG TTGAAGTGGATAGAGATTCATCTTTGTGAAGCACAAGCTCAATTTTTATGCGATGGACTTGGGGCAGTTTGG GTCAGAGAGGATGATATATGGAAGGAGTTAGATGGACATTATTTGGTGAAAAATGTTGGCTTGGACGATGGCACCTTTTTGTATACAAAACAAAGGGTAATGGATGCTGTTAGTAGATTATTGGAGACAAGGACAGATCCTCATGG gATCAAAGAGTTGAAGTGCCTTGACTTGTTAGCAGAGCATTACAAGCTAGTTGCCTGTCGTATCCGTCGATGGCTCTCTGAGCATGCTCTTATAGTTTTCCGAGTTTCCACACTG CTTATTGGATGCACAGTGTTATTCTGGAAAGTTCGTCAGAGACAATATATATCAAGCAGAGTTGAAGAACTTTGTCACCAG GTGGAAGAACTGGTTCAAGAAGATTCCCGAGTAGATCAGTATCCAAACCTGGTGAAGGGCGAATCAAAAGTAGTATGGGAATGGCAAGGTAAAAAGGCTTACCCAAATGCTTTTTGA